From the genome of Nicotiana sylvestris chromosome 2, ASM39365v2, whole genome shotgun sequence, one region includes:
- the LOC138885694 gene encoding uncharacterized protein, which produces MPSEALSIPVYVSTLVGDSIVVDWVHCSCVVVFRGLETRVDLLLLDTVDFDVILGMDWLSPYHAILDCHAKTVTLTLPDLPRLEWRGTPGHTTHNVISSVKARRMVEKGCLAYLAYVCDSSAEVLFADSVPIVREFPEVFPSDPPGMPLDRDIDFCIDLAPDTQPISIQPYRMAPPELKELKDQLQDLLEKGFIRPSVSPWGAPVLFVKKKDRSMRMCIDYRQLNKDGKVIAYASRQLKIHEKNYPVHDLDWQPSFMP; this is translated from the exons atgcctagtgaggccttgagtattcctgtatatgtgtctacactagtGGGGGATTCTATAGTTGTGGACTGGGTTCATTGTTCCTGTGTTGTGGTattcaggggtcttgagacccgtgttgacttaTTGCTCTTGGATACGGTGGATTTcgacgtcatattagggatggattggttgtccccgtatcatgcgatcttggattgccatgccaagaccgtgaccttgacATTGCCAGATTTACCCCgactagagtggagagggaccccaGGTCATACCACTCACAACGTTATTTCTTctgtgaaggctcgacgcatggtcgagaaggggtgtctagcttatctgGCTTATGTTTGTGACTCTAGCGCTGAGGTCCTGTTTGctgattctgttccaattgttcgggagtttcccgaggttttcccttcagacccgCCGGGCATGCCGCTTGACAGGGATAtcgatttttgtattgatctagcgccggacactcaacccatttccattcagccgtatcgtatggcgccgcccgagttgaaagagttaaaggaccagcttcaggatttgcttgagaagggtttcattagacctagtgtttcaccgTGGGGCGCACCagtgctatttgtgaagaaaaaagatagatcgatgaggatgtgcattgattaccggcaattaaacaag gatggcaaagtcattgcctatgcttcgaggcagttgaagatccacgagaagaattatccggtgcATGATCTTGATTGGCAGCCAtcgttcatgccttga